In the Flavobacterium acetivorans genome, one interval contains:
- a CDS encoding efflux RND transporter permease subunit, translating into MLKTFIERPVLSTVISILITILGILGLMSLPVEQYPEIAPPTVQVTATYTGANAETVLNSVVIPLEEEINGVEGMTYMTSSAANDGSAKISVYFELGVDPDIAAVNVQNRVSRATSKLPQAVVQTGVTTLKSQTSALMFFALYSNNETFDETYIQNYAKINLVPKLQRVKGVGQVNVFGAKDYSMRIWIDPAKMASYNLSPKDIQTALQEQNVEAAPGKFGENAEGVYEYVIKYKGRLSETKDYENIIIKATGNGNFLRLKDVATVELGGFNYGTKNIAMGKQGVAVGVFQTSGSNAQDIITEVVSILDETKPSFPDGVDYVIPYNTKTFLDASIDKVISTLIEAFLLVFLVVYLFLQDFRSTLIPAIAVPVAIIGTFFFLQIFGFSINMLTLFAMILAIGIVVDDAIVVVEAVHAKLDEGAKSGKEATISAMSEITGAIISITLVMSAVFIPVSFLSGPSGVFYQQFAITLAIAILISAVNALTLSPALCALFLKPHTDSKHHKKNFKEKFFIAFNTSFDRMNNRYVKSLGFLARKKWITVTALIVFSGITFFLFQTTPSGFIPNEDRGIIMADLTLPPGTTLEKTQKAVNELDSILASMDIVEARMSVVGFSLLNSVNGGSYAFTVIKLKDWKERKGANQSVDAVVGELFGRTAHFKDARALFFTPPSVQGFGAADGFELKIQDKGDDDWATVSKVTNEFLGELMKRPEIQYAMTNFNPNFPQYQMDINVERAKDAGVSVTDIFNTMQGYYGGLYTTDFNKFGKQYRVMIQAKASDRTNLESINSIYVKNASGQKVAISQFVDFKRIYGPEAVARFNMLKAVNVNGKAKPGYSSGDAIKAVQEVAAQHLPKSYTYEFSGMTREEILAGNQAIGVFLLSLIFVYFLLSAQYESYLVPLSVLLSLPVGIAGAIGFVKLAGLENNIYFQVALIMLIGLLAKNAILIVEFAIQRRRHGMDLTAAAIEGAKARLRPILMTSLAFIFGLMPLALASGVGAVGNRSIGMGAVGGMLVGTVFGVFVIPILFVIFQGLQERISGKPFDDKEAEVILLDEENEK; encoded by the coding sequence ATGTTAAAAACCTTTATAGAGAGACCCGTTCTCTCGACCGTAATCTCAATCTTAATCACCATTTTGGGTATTTTAGGATTGATGTCATTACCCGTAGAACAATACCCCGAAATAGCGCCGCCAACAGTTCAGGTAACGGCTACTTATACAGGAGCAAATGCCGAAACGGTTCTTAACAGTGTGGTTATTCCACTGGAAGAAGAAATCAATGGTGTGGAAGGAATGACGTATATGACTTCCTCTGCCGCTAATGATGGTTCGGCTAAGATTTCCGTTTATTTTGAATTGGGTGTCGATCCTGATATTGCCGCAGTAAACGTTCAAAATAGAGTCTCCAGAGCAACGTCAAAACTGCCTCAGGCGGTAGTGCAAACGGGAGTTACGACCCTTAAAAGTCAAACGAGTGCGTTGATGTTTTTTGCTTTGTATTCCAATAATGAAACTTTTGATGAAACCTATATTCAGAATTATGCCAAAATAAACTTGGTACCCAAGTTACAGCGTGTAAAAGGTGTTGGTCAGGTAAACGTTTTTGGAGCCAAAGATTACTCGATGCGAATCTGGATTGATCCGGCAAAAATGGCCAGTTACAATCTCTCTCCAAAAGACATTCAAACAGCATTACAAGAGCAAAATGTGGAAGCAGCTCCGGGTAAATTTGGTGAAAATGCGGAAGGAGTTTATGAGTATGTAATCAAATACAAGGGACGTCTTTCTGAAACAAAAGACTACGAAAACATCATTATCAAAGCCACTGGAAACGGAAATTTCTTAAGACTTAAAGATGTTGCCACGGTAGAATTAGGTGGCTTCAATTATGGAACAAAGAATATCGCCATGGGTAAACAAGGTGTTGCCGTTGGGGTATTCCAAACTTCGGGTTCCAATGCCCAAGATATCATTACTGAAGTGGTTAGCATTCTGGATGAAACAAAACCTAGTTTTCCGGATGGAGTAGATTATGTTATTCCTTACAATACTAAAACTTTCTTAGATGCCTCTATTGATAAGGTAATTTCAACATTGATTGAAGCCTTTTTATTGGTATTCCTTGTAGTGTATTTGTTCTTACAGGATTTTAGATCGACATTAATCCCTGCTATTGCGGTACCTGTGGCGATTATAGGAACCTTCTTTTTCTTGCAGATATTTGGTTTTTCGATTAATATGTTAACCTTATTTGCGATGATTCTTGCCATTGGTATTGTTGTCGATGATGCTATTGTCGTCGTCGAGGCAGTTCATGCCAAGCTGGATGAGGGAGCTAAATCAGGAAAAGAAGCTACTATTTCAGCGATGAGTGAAATTACCGGTGCAATTATTTCGATTACTTTAGTAATGTCAGCGGTATTTATTCCGGTATCTTTCTTGAGCGGACCTTCGGGTGTGTTTTACCAACAGTTTGCGATAACATTAGCCATTGCCATTTTGATCTCGGCAGTAAATGCCTTGACTTTGAGCCCGGCTTTATGTGCTTTATTTTTAAAACCACATACTGATTCAAAACACCATAAGAAAAACTTTAAAGAGAAATTTTTCATTGCTTTCAATACTAGTTTTGATCGAATGAACAACAGATATGTGAAATCTCTTGGATTTTTGGCCAGAAAAAAATGGATTACCGTTACGGCTTTAATCGTTTTTTCAGGAATTACTTTCTTTTTGTTCCAAACGACTCCTTCCGGATTTATCCCGAATGAAGACAGGGGAATCATCATGGCCGATTTGACACTTCCTCCGGGAACAACCTTGGAGAAAACACAAAAAGCGGTCAATGAATTGGATTCTATCCTAGCATCGATGGATATTGTTGAAGCTCGAATGAGCGTGGTAGGATTCAGTTTATTAAACAGTGTAAATGGAGGTTCTTATGCCTTTACGGTAATTAAATTAAAGGACTGGAAAGAACGTAAAGGAGCCAACCAATCAGTTGATGCCGTAGTAGGCGAATTATTTGGTAGAACAGCGCATTTTAAAGATGCCAGAGCATTGTTCTTTACGCCTCCAAGTGTGCAAGGTTTTGGTGCAGCAGATGGTTTTGAACTAAAAATTCAGGACAAAGGAGACGATGATTGGGCTACAGTGAGTAAGGTAACGAATGAGTTTTTAGGGGAGTTAATGAAAAGACCCGAAATTCAATATGCGATGACCAACTTTAATCCTAATTTCCCGCAATATCAAATGGATATTAACGTAGAAAGAGCTAAAGATGCTGGAGTGTCTGTAACGGATATTTTCAATACGATGCAAGGCTATTATGGTGGATTGTACACAACGGATTTCAACAAATTCGGAAAACAATACCGTGTAATGATTCAAGCCAAAGCCTCAGACCGTACTAATCTGGAATCTATAAATTCTATTTATGTCAAAAATGCCTCAGGACAAAAAGTGGCAATTAGTCAATTTGTTGATTTCAAAAGAATTTATGGTCCTGAAGCAGTAGCGCGATTCAACATGCTAAAAGCTGTAAATGTCAATGGTAAAGCGAAACCGGGTTACAGTTCTGGTGATGCCATCAAGGCCGTTCAGGAAGTAGCTGCCCAGCATTTGCCAAAAAGTTATACCTATGAATTTTCCGGTATGACACGTGAGGAAATTTTGGCTGGAAATCAAGCTATCGGAGTGTTCTTATTGAGTTTAATATTTGTTTATTTCTTGTTAAGTGCGCAGTATGAAAGTTATTTAGTACCACTTTCGGTATTACTTTCGCTTCCTGTTGGTATAGCCGGAGCCATTGGTTTTGTGAAATTGGCAGGACTAGAAAACAATATTTATTTCCAGGTTGCCCTGATCATGCTGATAGGACTACTGGCCAAAAATGCCATTCTGATTGTGGAATTTGCCATACAAAGGCGCCGACACGGAATGGATTTAACGGCCGCTGCCATTGAAGGGGCAAAAGCCCGTTTGCGTCCTATTTTAATGACCTCATTAGCCTTTATCTTCGGTTTGATGCCATTGGCATTGGCCTCAGGAGTTGGTGCTGTAGGAAACCGTTCTATCGGTATGGGAGCTGTTGGAGGAATGTTAGTAGGAACTGTTTTTGGAGTATTTGTAATTCCAATATTGTTCGTAATATTCCAAGGATTACAGGAAAGAATTTCCGGGAAACCATTTGATGATAAAGAAGCTGAAGTAATACTTTTAGACGAAGAAAATGAAAAATAA
- a CDS encoding efflux RND transporter periplasmic adaptor subunit, with the protein MKKKLFPILAVLLIVSSCGKKEQQAPPQGPAPFPVQTVTTNDATVYQEYTANIEGQQNVEIRPKVNGFIQKIYVDEGQVVKKGQILFKLETQSLNQDASAAKAMVQAAQVEVDRLKPLVDRKIISNVQLETAKAKLAQAKSAYGSIAANIGYGTIYSPASGTIGSLPFKEGSLVSATNQEPLTTVSDTRIVRAYFSMNEKQLLLFNKTFKGANAAEKLKSVPQVSLLLVDGSEYDQKGKITTINGLVNAATGTTDFRAEFQNPQGILRSGSSGVVRLPIIQTNVILVPQNAVFEVQGKQIIYVVEKGNKVKSRIIETNGTSDLNFIVTSGLSDGEVVVVEGASKLKDDMEIVPQQAKEVNAQKTEAVAIDSVKTNSTAIKK; encoded by the coding sequence ATGAAGAAAAAATTATTTCCAATACTAGCTGTTTTGCTTATAGTTTCCTCTTGTGGAAAAAAGGAACAACAAGCACCACCACAAGGGCCAGCACCTTTTCCTGTACAAACAGTAACTACTAATGACGCTACTGTATATCAAGAATATACAGCTAATATTGAAGGACAACAAAATGTTGAAATTCGTCCTAAAGTGAATGGTTTTATCCAAAAAATTTATGTTGATGAAGGTCAGGTCGTAAAAAAAGGGCAAATACTTTTTAAACTAGAAACACAATCTTTAAATCAGGATGCTTCTGCGGCCAAAGCGATGGTGCAAGCTGCTCAAGTAGAAGTGGATCGATTAAAACCCCTTGTAGATCGAAAAATCATCAGTAATGTTCAACTGGAAACAGCTAAAGCAAAATTAGCCCAAGCCAAAAGCGCTTACGGAAGTATTGCTGCAAATATTGGCTACGGGACAATTTATTCTCCTGCAAGCGGAACCATAGGAAGCCTGCCTTTCAAAGAAGGTAGTTTAGTAAGTGCCACCAATCAAGAGCCTTTGACTACTGTTTCAGATACAAGAATCGTACGTGCTTATTTCTCTATGAACGAAAAACAATTGCTTTTATTCAACAAGACTTTCAAAGGGGCAAATGCAGCCGAAAAATTAAAGTCGGTTCCTCAAGTTTCATTGCTTTTAGTTGACGGTTCTGAATACGATCAAAAAGGGAAAATTACAACCATAAACGGTTTAGTGAATGCCGCAACAGGAACTACTGATTTTAGAGCTGAATTTCAAAATCCACAGGGAATTTTAAGAAGCGGAAGCAGCGGAGTTGTTCGTTTGCCAATTATACAAACTAATGTAATTCTAGTACCTCAAAATGCTGTTTTTGAAGTACAAGGAAAACAAATCATTTACGTAGTTGAAAAAGGAAATAAAGTAAAATCAAGAATTATTGAAACTAATGGAACTTCTGATTTGAATTTTATTGTAACAAGCGGATTATCAGATGGTGAAGTTGTCGTAGTTGAAGGCGCATCAAAACTAAAAGACGATATGGAAATTGTTCCGCAACAAGCTAAGGAAGTAAATGCACAAAAAACGGAAGCAGTTGCGATAGATTCGGTAAAAACAAATAGTACAGCCATTAAAAAATAA
- a CDS encoding GbsR/MarR family transcriptional regulator, with product MDTAEKDREEIIEMFGVHFESTFDIPPLAARILGVIIIDGCRSGLTFESLIEKLGASKSSISTNLNLLLKMEKITYFTVLGDRKKYYRAAPLSNRLANYLKMIKWEQQIIDKMITYRERTISCAEEKTNLENIKFYKSHIEQVEELIMKTISEFKDIESINK from the coding sequence ATGGATACAGCAGAAAAAGATAGAGAGGAAATCATCGAAATGTTCGGTGTTCATTTTGAGTCTACATTTGATATTCCACCGCTTGCCGCAAGAATCCTTGGAGTTATAATTATAGATGGTTGTAGATCCGGTTTGACATTTGAAAGCTTAATAGAAAAATTAGGTGCCAGCAAAAGTTCCATTTCAACTAATCTAAATTTACTGCTCAAGATGGAAAAAATAACCTATTTCACCGTTTTGGGAGATAGGAAAAAGTATTACAGAGCCGCTCCTCTAAGCAATCGCTTGGCCAATTATTTAAAAATGATAAAATGGGAGCAGCAAATAATTGATAAGATGATTACCTACCGAGAACGAACAATTTCATGTGCGGAGGAAAAAACAAATTTAGAAAATATTAAGTTTTACAAATCCCATATTGAGCAAGTAGAAGAACTCATTATGAAAACCATTTCTGAATTCAAGGACATAGAAAGCATAAATAAATAA
- a CDS encoding HD domain-containing protein — protein MIQINKLKIFNDPIYGFITIPNALIYDLIQHPYFQRLRRISQMGLSYLVYPGANHTRFHHALGCMHLMQKAVDVLRFKGVVISPEEENALYIAILLHDIGHGPFSHAMERSIVEDVHHESISLLFMNQLNVEFKGQLDLAIQVFEGDYHRKFMLQLISSQLDMDRMDYLKRDSFYSGVAEGNVNSERLIQMMNVVDDVLVIEEKGIYSVEKFLMSRRLMYWQAYLHKTSLAAELVLTKILKRAKELTLKGVVLPCSEPLQFFLQNKITLDLFDTETLDLFSQLDDFDIISALKAWQRQDDFILATLSNMIINRDLLKIKLTSEKVQIEDLQPLKERFAVENNISLPETNYFIFRGKIKNQAYSKEAEPIRILKKDRTVEDVIESSDQLNLKSLSKSVTKYYICFPKQLV, from the coding sequence GTGATTCAAATCAATAAGCTAAAAATATTCAACGACCCAATTTACGGGTTTATTACCATTCCTAATGCCTTAATATATGACCTGATACAGCATCCTTATTTTCAGAGACTTCGTAGGATTTCTCAAATGGGATTGTCGTATTTAGTCTATCCGGGTGCTAATCATACCCGTTTTCATCATGCCTTGGGCTGTATGCATCTGATGCAAAAAGCGGTTGATGTATTGCGTTTTAAAGGTGTTGTGATATCTCCAGAAGAGGAAAATGCCTTATATATTGCCATTTTATTGCATGATATAGGTCATGGGCCGTTTTCGCATGCAATGGAAAGAAGTATTGTTGAAGATGTGCACCATGAATCCATTTCGCTTTTATTTATGAATCAATTAAACGTGGAATTCAAAGGACAACTGGATTTGGCTATTCAGGTTTTTGAAGGTGATTATCATCGAAAGTTCATGTTGCAATTGATTTCCAGTCAACTCGATATGGATCGTATGGATTATTTAAAACGTGACAGCTTTTATTCAGGTGTAGCCGAAGGAAATGTCAATTCAGAGCGACTCATACAAATGATGAATGTGGTCGATGATGTACTGGTGATTGAAGAAAAGGGAATCTATTCGGTTGAAAAATTCCTGATGTCTAGACGATTGATGTATTGGCAGGCCTATCTGCATAAAACCAGTTTAGCGGCAGAATTAGTTTTGACTAAAATCTTGAAAAGAGCCAAAGAACTAACTTTGAAAGGCGTGGTTTTGCCTTGCAGTGAGCCTTTACAGTTCTTTTTGCAAAATAAAATTACTCTAGATCTTTTTGATACAGAAACACTCGATTTGTTTTCACAATTAGACGATTTTGATATTATTAGTGCTTTAAAAGCATGGCAACGGCAGGATGATTTTATTTTAGCTACTTTGAGTAATATGATTATCAACAGGGATTTATTAAAGATTAAACTGACTAGTGAAAAAGTGCAAATTGAAGATTTACAACCTCTAAAAGAGCGTTTTGCAGTAGAAAACAACATTAGTTTGCCCGAAACGAATTATTTTATATTTAGAGGAAAAATAAAAAATCAGGCCTATAGTAAGGAAGCTGAGCCTATCCGAATTTTGAAAAAAGACAGAACTGTCGAAGATGTAATTGAATCTTCAGATCAGTTGAATTTGAAATCATTATCAAAATCGGTCACTAAATATTATATCTGTTTCCCAAAACAACTTGTGTAA
- the lpxD gene encoding UDP-3-O-(3-hydroxymyristoyl)glucosamine N-acyltransferase: MKFTAEQIAGILEGEVVGNPNAEVHELSKIEEGKEGSLTFLSNPKYNNYIYSTEATITIVNKSFIPESELKTTLIKVEDAYMAFSKLLEFYDQAKGQKIGIEQPTVISENVKYGEKLYLGSFSYIGQNVTLGDNVKIYPNCFIGDNVIIGNNVTIFAGAKIYSETVIGNNCIIHSGVVIGADGFGFAPNTDGTYKKIPQIGNVVIEDNVDIGSCTTIDRATMGSTIIRKGVKLDNQIQIAHNVEIGENTVIAAQTGIAGSTKIGRNGMIGGQVGIAGHLTIGDNVRIQAQAGLARNIKDNEVLQGSPAFGYNDFSKSYVHFRNLPKLVAEIEELKKQILNQKNGNNG; the protein is encoded by the coding sequence ATGAAATTTACAGCAGAACAAATAGCGGGAATATTAGAAGGTGAGGTTGTTGGGAATCCCAATGCTGAAGTACATGAATTATCTAAAATTGAGGAAGGGAAGGAAGGTTCATTAACTTTTCTGTCAAATCCCAAATACAATAACTACATCTATAGTACAGAAGCTACCATTACTATAGTTAATAAATCTTTTATTCCAGAATCTGAACTAAAAACCACTCTTATAAAAGTAGAAGATGCTTATATGGCTTTTTCCAAATTATTAGAATTTTACGATCAGGCAAAAGGTCAAAAAATCGGAATAGAACAGCCAACAGTTATATCGGAAAACGTGAAATATGGCGAAAAACTATATTTAGGTAGTTTTAGTTATATAGGTCAAAACGTGACTTTGGGAGATAATGTTAAGATTTATCCTAATTGTTTCATAGGTGACAATGTTATTATTGGTAATAATGTCACTATTTTTGCCGGAGCAAAAATATATTCAGAAACCGTAATTGGAAATAATTGTATCATCCATTCGGGAGTCGTTATTGGAGCAGATGGTTTTGGTTTTGCACCAAATACTGATGGAACCTATAAAAAAATACCTCAAATAGGTAATGTTGTCATAGAGGACAATGTAGACATAGGGTCTTGTACCACAATCGATAGAGCCACAATGGGTTCGACTATTATTCGAAAAGGTGTAAAATTAGACAATCAGATCCAGATAGCACACAATGTTGAAATAGGAGAAAATACTGTTATCGCTGCTCAAACCGGAATTGCTGGTTCGACAAAAATAGGAAGAAACGGCATGATTGGCGGACAAGTAGGAATTGCTGGACATTTAACCATTGGTGATAATGTACGCATTCAAGCCCAAGCAGGTCTAGCCAGAAACATAAAAGACAATGAAGTTTTACAAGGAAGTCCGGCATTTGGATACAATGATTTTAGCAAATCATACGTGCATTTCAGGAATTTGCCTAAACTTGTAGCAGAAATTGAAGAGTTAAAGAAACAAATATTAAACCAAAAAAATGGAAACAATGGTTAA
- a CDS encoding bifunctional UDP-3-O-[3-hydroxymyristoyl] N-acetylglucosamine deacetylase/3-hydroxyacyl-ACP dehydratase, producing the protein MVKQKTIKTEISLTGVGLHTGKEVKMTFKPAPVNNGFTFVRVDLEGQPVIEADANYVVNTQRGTNLEKLGVQIQTPEHVLAALVGCDLDNVIIELNASELPIMDGSSKYFVEALEKAGIEEQNSKRNVYVVKEVISFTDEASGSEILIMPSDQYCVTTMVDFGTKILGTQNATMKNISEFKSEIAESRTFSFLHELEALLNNGLIKGGDLNNAIVYVDKDISETTMENLKLAFGKETINVKPNGILDNLTLHYPNEAARHKLLDVVGDLALIGTKIQGKVIANKPGHFVNTQFAKKMAKIIKIEQRNHVPVYDLNQEPLMDIHKIMAVLPHRPPFLLIDRIIEMSDSHVVGMKNVTMNENFFVGHFPDAPVMPGVLIVEAMAQTGGILVLSTVPDPENYLTYFMKIDNVKFKQKVLPGDTLIFKCDLITPIRRGICHMQANAYANGRLVAEAELMAQIAKKQ; encoded by the coding sequence ATGGTTAAACAGAAGACCATCAAGACAGAAATCTCGCTAACAGGAGTTGGATTACACACAGGTAAGGAAGTTAAAATGACTTTTAAACCTGCTCCAGTAAATAATGGTTTTACTTTTGTAAGAGTAGATCTAGAGGGACAGCCTGTTATTGAAGCTGACGCTAATTATGTTGTTAATACACAAAGAGGAACAAATTTAGAAAAACTTGGGGTTCAAATTCAGACTCCAGAACATGTTTTGGCAGCTTTAGTAGGTTGTGATTTAGACAATGTTATTATAGAATTAAATGCTTCTGAGCTACCTATTATGGATGGCTCATCTAAATATTTTGTTGAAGCGCTTGAAAAAGCCGGAATTGAAGAGCAAAATTCAAAACGAAACGTATATGTAGTAAAAGAGGTTATTTCTTTTACTGATGAAGCTAGCGGAAGCGAAATATTAATCATGCCGAGTGATCAATATTGCGTGACCACGATGGTGGATTTTGGAACTAAAATTTTAGGAACTCAAAATGCAACCATGAAAAATATTTCAGAGTTTAAATCTGAAATTGCCGAATCCAGAACCTTTAGTTTCTTACACGAATTAGAAGCACTATTGAATAATGGTTTAATCAAAGGAGGAGACTTAAATAATGCCATTGTATATGTAGATAAAGATATATCCGAAACTACAATGGAGAATTTAAAACTGGCTTTTGGTAAAGAAACCATTAATGTTAAACCAAACGGCATATTAGACAATCTTACTTTGCATTATCCTAATGAAGCAGCAAGACATAAATTATTAGATGTTGTTGGGGATTTGGCTTTAATTGGTACTAAAATCCAAGGTAAAGTGATTGCTAATAAACCAGGCCATTTTGTAAACACTCAATTTGCCAAGAAAATGGCGAAAATTATAAAAATTGAGCAAAGAAATCATGTTCCTGTTTATGATTTGAATCAGGAACCATTGATGGATATTCATAAAATCATGGCAGTTTTGCCTCATAGACCTCCTTTCTTGCTGATTGACAGAATCATTGAAATGTCAGACAGCCATGTGGTAGGGATGAAAAATGTAACAATGAATGAAAATTTCTTTGTTGGACACTTTCCTGATGCTCCGGTTATGCCAGGTGTTTTAATTGTTGAAGCTATGGCGCAAACAGGAGGAATATTAGTATTAAGTACAGTTCCGGATCCGGAGAATTATTTAACTTATTTCATGAAAATTGATAATGTTAAATTCAAACAAAAAGTACTGCCTGGAGACACTTTAATTTTTAAATGCGATTTGATTACTCCTATTAGAAGAGGGATCTGTCACATGCAAGCTAATGCCTATGCTAACGGAAGGTTAGTGGCTGAGGCTGAATTAATGGCACAGATTGCTAAAAAACAATAA
- the lpxA gene encoding acyl-ACP--UDP-N-acetylglucosamine O-acyltransferase, translating into MNQPLAYVHPGAKIAKNVVIEPFTTIHNNVVIGDGTWIGSNVTIMEGARIGKNCNIFPGAVISAVPQDLKFGGEESLAIIGDNCTIRECVTVNRGTVASGQTVIGDNCLIMASAHIAHDCHVGNNAIIVNGVLLGGHVTVGNYAIVGGLSAVHQFINIGDHAMISGGSLLRKDVPPYTKAAKEPLSYVGINSVGLRRRGFSTEKIREIQDIYRILYQKNYNTTQALGIIEGEMEATPERDEIIDFIRNSSRGVMKGYSGNY; encoded by the coding sequence ATGAATCAACCATTAGCATATGTTCATCCTGGCGCTAAAATCGCCAAAAATGTTGTCATAGAACCTTTCACAACCATTCATAACAATGTAGTTATAGGAGATGGTACTTGGATTGGCTCCAATGTTACTATCATGGAAGGTGCAAGAATAGGAAAGAATTGCAACATTTTCCCTGGCGCAGTAATCTCTGCTGTTCCTCAGGATTTAAAATTTGGAGGAGAAGAATCTTTGGCAATTATTGGAGATAATTGTACCATTAGAGAATGTGTTACAGTCAATCGAGGAACAGTTGCATCGGGTCAAACCGTTATAGGTGATAATTGTTTGATTATGGCCAGTGCACACATTGCGCATGATTGCCACGTAGGAAACAATGCCATTATTGTCAATGGAGTATTATTAGGAGGACATGTGACTGTAGGGAATTACGCCATTGTGGGTGGATTATCAGCAGTGCATCAATTTATTAACATTGGAGATCATGCCATGATTTCAGGTGGTTCGCTTTTAAGAAAAGACGTTCCTCCTTATACAAAGGCAGCTAAAGAGCCTTTGTCTTATGTAGGGATTAACTCGGTGGGATTAAGAAGACGTGGTTTTTCGACTGAAAAAATCAGAGAGATTCAAGATATATACCGAATTTTATATCAAAAAAATTACAACACCACTCAGGCTTTAGGCATTATTGAAGGTGAGATGGAAGCAACTCCTGAGAGAGATGAAATTATTGATTTTATCAGAAATTCATCAAGAGGTGTTATGAAAGGATACTCTGGGAACTATTAA
- the efp gene encoding elongation factor P — protein MASTSDIKNGLCIKFNNDIYKIIEFLHVKPGKGPAFVRTKLRSLTNGKVLDNTFSAGHKIDEVRVENHKFQFLYPEGDEFHFMNTETFEQISLNKNILDSPELLKEGENVMVSINTETDLPLSVDMPASVILEVTYAEPGIKGNTATNATKSATVETGATVNVPLFINEGDKIKIDTASGSYMERVKE, from the coding sequence ATGGCATCTACATCAGATATTAAAAACGGATTGTGTATTAAATTCAATAATGATATTTATAAGATTATCGAGTTTCTTCATGTTAAACCAGGTAAAGGTCCCGCTTTCGTTAGAACAAAATTAAGAAGTTTGACTAACGGAAAAGTATTAGACAATACCTTTTCGGCAGGACATAAAATTGACGAAGTTCGTGTTGAAAATCATAAATTTCAATTTTTATATCCAGAAGGGGACGAGTTTCATTTTATGAATACGGAAACTTTTGAACAAATATCTTTGAATAAAAACATCTTAGACTCACCTGAATTATTAAAAGAAGGCGAGAATGTAATGGTAAGCATCAATACAGAAACAGATTTGCCTCTTTCTGTAGATATGCCAGCATCTGTAATACTTGAGGTAACTTATGCAGAACCAGGAATTAAAGGAAACACGGCTACAAATGCAACTAAATCAGCAACTGTTGAAACTGGTGCAACGGTAAATGTACCTTTGTTTATCAATGAAGGAGATAAAATTAAAATTGATACAGCCTCTGGTTCATACATGGAGCGTGTAAAAGAATAG